In Myxococcota bacterium, a single genomic region encodes these proteins:
- a CDS encoding ferredoxin, whose product MKIVIDYDLCEANAVCMDVCPECFRVEEDDTLTVLIEEPGEELRGKVEEAVRLCPRQAIVLEG is encoded by the coding sequence ATGAAGATCGTGATCGACTATGACCTGTGTGAGGCCAATGCGGTGTGCATGGACGTTTGCCCCGAGTGTTTTCGGGTCGAGGAAGACGACACGCTCACGGTGCTGATCGAAGAGCCCGGCGAAGAGCTGCGCGGCAAGGTCGAAGAAGCGGTGCGTCTCTGCCCGCGGCAGGCGA